CCACGCGCACCGCAGGCGCGAGTCGCTGGATGATCGCTGACATGTACGCACCAAAGCCGTTCACCACTGCGCCCTCCTCCACTGTCAGCACCTGCGTGTGTTCAGCGAGAATGGCGTTCAGCGTGACCTCGTCGTACGGCTTGAGATATCGGCAGTTGACCACGGTGACATCGAGTCCTTCCGCGGACAGGACCTCGGCGGCCTGCAGCGCCGTCTCGACCATGGTCCCCACCGCAAGAATGGCGAACTCGCGCCCCTGCCGCAGCACCTCCCACGTGCCGTACGGCGTGGCGGCAATCTGTGACATCTCCGGCGGGGTATCCGGCGAGGCGTCTCGCGGATAGCGCAGACAGAACGGGCCGCTGGTATGCTCCACGGCCGCCCTCAGCAATCCGAGCATCTCCGCCCCATTGCGCGGGGCCGTCACCGTCATGCCAGGCACCGCGAGCATATAGGGGATGTCATACATGCCCATGTGCGTCTCGCCATCCTCGCCCACGAGGCCCGCGCGATCCATGGCGAAAATCACCGGGAGATTCTGCATCGCCGCATCGTGAATAATGTTGTCGTACCCACGTTGCAGAAACGTCGAGTAAATCGTGACGATCGGACGCAGCCCGCGCGTTGCAAGTCCCGCCGCAAAGGTCACACCGTGCCCTTCGGCGATCCCCACGTCAAAAAACCGATCGGGAAAGGCCTTTGCGAATGCGCCGGTACCAGTACCGCCAGGCATGGCCGCCGTGATCACTACGACGTCCGCGCGCTCCGTACCCAGTTCCAGCAGGCCTTTCCCGTACACCGCCGTCCACGCCTGATTGGCGGTGCTGGCCTTGAGCTGCTTGCCCGTGGCCGGGTCGTGCCCCGGAGGCAGCGCATGCCACTTCTCCCCGTGATCGCCGGCCGGAAAGCCGCGCCCCTTTTGTGTGATCACGTGCACCAGGCGCGGCGTGGTCATGCCACGCACGGCCGTGAAGGTCTCCAGCAGCGCGTCGATATCGTGACCATCGATGGGGCCGAAATACCGGAATCCCAGTTCCTCAAACAGGACGCCCGGGGTGAGAAACGACTTCACGCTTTCTTCCCACTTTCGCACCAGGGTGCTCATGCCGCTGAAGGGCGCTGGCGCGTTGTCCACCAGATCGCCGATGCGCGAACGCACGCGATTGTAGAGCGGATTGCGCTGGATGCTCGTGAGATACTTGTGCATCGCCCCCACGTTCGGGGCAATGGACATCTCGTTGTCGTTGAGCACGACAATGATGTCCCGGTCGGAATGGCCGGCATTGTTGAGCCCTTCGTACGCCAACCCCGAGCCCATCGATCCATCGCCGATGATCGCGGCGACCTTGAATCGTTCCGCGAGCACATCGCGTCCCGCGGCGATGCCAAGCGCGGCGGAGATGGCCGTGGCCGCGTGACCCGCGCCAAAGGTGTCGTATTCGCTTTCCGTGCGCTTGAGGAATCCCGACAGTCCGTCTTCCTGTCGCAGCGTCTCCATGCGCGCATTGCGACCGGTGAGGAGCTTGTGCGGATAGCCCTGATGCCCGACGTCCCAGACCAGCTGATCGCGCGGCGTATCAAACACCGTATGCAGGGCAATCGTCAGCTCGACCACGCCGAGCCCGGCCCCGATATGTCCACCCGTCCGCGAGCAGACGTCAATGAGACGCTCGCGCATGTCCTGCGCGAGCGTGCGCAGGTCATCGCGTGACAGCGTCTTGAGATCAGCCGGGGACTGAATGCCCTCGAGAATCGACATGGAGGAATCGAATATGGCGGCGCGGTTGCAACTGCGCCAAAGTGATGCGGCGTCCTCAGGAACGCCGTTCGACGATAAACCGGGCCAACTGTTCAAGCGGCGGCGTCAACAAGTGCTCTTCCGCCAACGCCGCGCAACTCTCCTCAACCAACGCGATCGCCTTCGCGATCGCCCCTTCGATACCCAACAAGGCCGGATAGGTGCTTTTGTTGAGATCCAAATCCCGGCCAGCCGTCTTCCCCAACTGGTCCGTGGTGGACGTGACATCAAGAACATCGTCGGCGATCTGGAACGCCAGCCCGACCGCCGCGCCATAGTGTGCCAACGCCAGTCGCTGGCGCTCACTGGCACGCGCGGCCCGTGCGCCCAAAGTGACCGACGCCTTGATCAGCGCGCCAGTCTTCAGGCGATGGACGCGTTCGAGTGCCTCCACGGTCAGGTGCACGCCTTCCGCTTGCAGGTCGAGCAGCTGCCCACCGATCATGCCGCCGCCGCCGGACGCTTCCATCAACTCGCGCACGACGGCGGCCGCCTCGAGATTCGGCAGCCCCAGCGTCCGTGCGGCATGCCAGGCACTGCGGGCGGCCAATGGCACCATGGCGAGGCCGGCGGCGGTGGCAACGGGTACACCGTACACTCGATGCACCGTCGGGCGTCCTCGGCGCATGTCGTCATCGTCCATGCATGGCAGATCGTCATGCACGAGGGAATACGCGTGCACCACTTCCACCGACGCGGCGAGGTGGCTGGCGTCGCCCGTGCCGCCACAGGCGCGATAGGCTTCAAGCAACAGAATGGCGCGCAGCCGTTTGCCTTCACCGAGCAGCGAATAGCGGATCGCGTCGGCCGTCAGCGGATCGATCTCGCCCAGCCACTGGGCGCAAAACACGTCAAGTGCGCGCAGCAGGGCGCCGCGAGCCGTCGCGAAGCGGCCGGACAACAGTTCAGTATCCGTCGGCGAAGGCACTGAGTCAGCCTCCGAGTTCCGTCACGGAGAACGATCCGTCCGCCGCTTCAATCAGCTGCTGCACCCGCGCATCCACCGTCTGCAGCGCTTGAGACGCCGAGCGCAGATGACTAATGCCCTCCTCAAAGAGCTTCAGCGCCCGGTCGAGATCGATGTCCGAGCGTTCCAGCTCGCGCACGATGTCTTCCAGTCGATGCAGGATCTCTTCAAACGTCACGGTGACTCCGGTAGACGGGGCTGGGGCAGGGCAAACGGCAATGGACGACCCTCACCGGCCTCGGCCGAAACGATGCCATCCTGCAGCCACAGTTCAAACAGCCTACCCGCCTCCAGCTGTTCCCGGCTCCTCAACGTCGCGCCATCAAGGCCACGCGCGACGGCGAAGCCGCGTCCCAGCGTGGCCAGTGGAGAGAGCGCGTGCAGTCGACCGGCCAGGCTTTCGACGCGAGCGCGACGGCGTTCCACCAGCCGTCCTGCGGCAACCGCGAGCCGCTTCTGCACCTGTCCCACCGATGCCACCGCCCGATCCTCTCGGCGCTGCGCGGCGGCGGCAAGGCGCTTGCCCAGCGCGTCGACCCGCGCGATCACCTCCCGTCGCGCCGGCACGGCGATCTCGGCGGCGGCCGACGGCGTGGCCGCGCGTACGTCCGCCACGAGATCGCACACGGTGATGTCCGTCTCATGTCCCACGGCAGAAATCGTGGGTATCGGACACGCCGCCAACGCGCGCGCCACACGCTCGTCGTTGAAGGCCCACAGGTCTTCGCGCGCTCCCCCACCTCGACCGATAATCAACAGCTCGGCACCGCCCCATCGGCTGACTCGCCCAATCGCCGCGATCAGGGACTCCGGCGCGCCCTCGCCCTGCACCTGTGCCGCCACCACCACAATCTCGACGTCGGCACTGCGGCTGCGTGCGACCGTCACCACATCATGCAGGGCGGCACCATCCGGGCTGGTGATGACCGCGATGCGACGGGGAAACGACGGCAATGCGCGTTTACGCGCCGGATCAAGCAGTCCGTCTTTCTCCAGTCGGAGTCGACACTGCTCAAGCGCCTTGCGCCACAGTCCATCCCCTTCCGCTTCGATGGCACGCACGGAGAACTGCAGATCGCCTCTGGTCGGCCAGACGGTCATCTGCCCCAGAGCGACCACTTGCATGCCGTCATCCGGCATCGCCGGTATCCGCCGTTGCTGCGTACTCCAGACCACGCAACGCACCTGCGAGTCCGCATCGCGCAACGCGAAATACCAATGGCCGTTTCGATGGGCCTTGAAATCACTGACTTCGCCGCGAACCCATAGCGGTGGAAACGCCCCTTCGATCAGATCCTTCGCCGCCGACGTCAGTGTGTGGACCGTGATCGCATTGTCTGGTTCGCTGCCAGGGTCGCGAACTCCGCCATGGTGGTGGTCCAAAGGCATTGGTGCGTCGGGCTGCTACACGGGCTCAGCCGGATGTTGAATGAAGCGCCCGCTCGGCAGCGCGCACGGTATTGCGAAGCAGCATGGCGATGGTCATCGGGCCCACACCACCGGGCACCGGTGTGATCTTCGACGCGACCTCGACGACGCTCTCAAAGTGCACATCGCCCACTAGTCGCGAGCCCTTCGCCCGCGTTGCATCCGGCACATGATTCATGCCCACGTCAATCACCACCGCGCCAGGCTTGACCATATCCCCGGTAATCATCTCGGCGCGTCCGGCAGCCACCACCAGAATGTCCGCGCGCCGGGTATGGGACGCGAGGTCACGGCTTCGGCTATGACACACCGTCACGGTCGCATCGCCACCCGCACGCGCCTGGATCAGCAGTGCGGCCATCGGCTTGCCGACAATGTTGCTGCGACCAACCACCACCGCGTCGGCACCGCGCGTTTCGACGCCGCTGCGAAGCAGCAACTCGATCACCCCGGCGGGCGTGCAGGAGACGAAGCCATCGGTATGACCGATGAGCAGCTTGCCCACGTTTACCGGATGGAAGCCATCAACATCCTTGTCGGGTCGAATATGTCGAATCACCGTGTCCGGATCGATGTGCAATGGCAACGGCATCTGCACGAGAATACCATGCACCGACGGATCGCGGTTGAGATGCTCAACCAGCAACAACAAGTCGTCCTGACTGGTGGACGCCGGAAGTCGCAGCGTGGTCCCGGCCATGCCGGCGGCCTTCGACGCCTTCTCCTTGGCCCCGACATACGTGGCGCTTGCCCCGTCGTCGCCGACGAGCACGACCGTGAGCCCGGGCACCACGCCACGCGCCACGAGCGCCGCGACATCGCGCGTCACTTCGGCGCGAATGGTCTCCGCAATAGCCTTCCCATCGATCAGTTCAGCGCGCAAAGTCCACCGCCCGGCTCTCGCGAATGACCACCACCTTGATCTGTCCCGGATACTGCAACTCCGATTCGATGCGACGCGCGATCTCCTCCGACAGCGCCGTCATGCGCGCATCATCCACTTGCTCCGGCGTTACCACGACGCGCACTTCACGCCCGGCCTGAATGGCAAATACGCGTTCGACACCGCGGTAACTCGAGGCGATCTTCTCGAGTCCTTCCAGTCGTTTCACGTATGTCTCAAACGCTTCCCGGCGCGCGCCCGGCCGTGAACCGGAGATCGAGTCGCCCGCCTGCACCAGCACGGACACTTCGCTTTCGTGCGGCACATCGTCGTGATGCGCCGCGATGCAATTGACCACCAGTGGGTTCTCGCCGTACTTGGTGGCCACTTCGACGCCCAACTGCACGTGCGTGCCCTCATGCTCGTGCGTCAGCACCTTGCCGACATCGTGCAACAGCGCGCCGCGTTTGGCGAGGGCGACATCGAGTCCAAGTTCCGCCGCCATCATCCCGGCCAGCCACGCCACCTCTTTCGAGTGCGACAGGATGTTCTGTCCGTAGCTCGTCCGCCACCGCATCCGGCCGATCAACTTGATGAGCTCCGGATGCAGCCCGGCCACACCAACTTCATACGCGGCCTGCTCGCCGGTTTCAATGATCATGGCCTCGACTTCCTTGCGCGCCTTGGCCACCACTTCCTCGATCCGTCCCGGATGGATGCGGCCGTCGCTCACCAGTTTCTCAAGGGCCAGACGCGCCGTTTCACGTCGCACCGGATCGAAACACGACACCACGACCGTGTCCGGCGTGTCATCGATAATCACGTCGACACCGGTCGCCAATTCAAACGCCCGGATATTCCGACCTTCGCGTCCAATAATTCGGCCTTTCATCTCGTCATTGGGCAACGAGACGGCCGACACCGTCGTCTCGGCCGTCGTTTCCGCCGCGACACGCTGCACGGCAAGGGCGACGATCTTCTTGGCCTCCCGTTCCGCGTTGCGCCGCGAAGACTCGCGAATTTCCCGCAGTCGGTTCCCGGCGTCGGCCATCGCGGCATCTTCCATCCGCCTGATCAGTTCGGCCTTCGCCTGTTCAGCGCTCAATCCAGCCACTTGCTCCAGACGGCGCCGCGCGTCCTCCACCAGGCGCTCCACATCGCGATCACGATCGGCCAACCGCGCTTCCTGTTTGCCCATTTCGCCGATGCGCTGCTGGAGCCCCACTTCGCGTCCTTCCAGTGATTCACGGGCACGATCAAGCTGCCCTTCCCGTTCAAGGACGCGCTTTTCCTCGCGTTCAACATCTCCGCGACGGTCGCGCAGTTCCTTTTCGAGTGTTTCACGGAGCTGCATCAGCTCGGTCTTGCCTTCAAGAATCGCGCTCTTTCGCGCGGTGTCGGCATCACGACGCGCTTCATCCAGAATGCGGGATGCCGTTTCGTCAGCCGTCGCCTTGGCGCGGCGCTGGCCGCGAACTTCGACCTGTCGTCCCACAAAGTACATGACGACAGCCGAGATCACTCCCAGGGCGCCAAGAAGCGCCACAACGGGAAAATCCCCCATGAGATCTATGCTCCACCGCGGCGGTGCGCGGATTGAGTGTCCTTCGTATCACAGGGCATGTCAAACCCCGGAAACGCAGAGCGAACCACGGCAGATTCACCGGTCCGACAGTCGCTGCACCTTCCTTCGTGAACGTACGGAAATGCTTGCTACGCCGCAACCTGCGTTACGCTGAGGCCGGCTCCTCGCCTCGTTTGGCTGGCGGGAGCAGCGGTCGGATATCAGAGGCCAGCTGCCGCAACTCCGTTGTCAACGATTCAGCCGCCAATCGTTCTCGAAACAGCTCGTCGGTGATCTGCAGGGCTGCCAGTATGGCGGCCTTATGCGTCTCAACGGTGGCACCACTGGCGAGGATCGCCCGGATGGTTCGGTCGACATGCTCGGCGACGGCCTCGGTGTGCGCCGTTGAGGCCTCCGTTCGAAGGGTGTACTCCTCGCCGACAATGCGGACCCGGACCACGGACTTCTGGTCGATCATCGCTCGGCACCCGATGAGAGCTGCTGTCGAAGAAACCGCACCCGGTCAGCGACCTGCACTGTGCGTTCCCGTGCTTCGGACAGGCGCGCCCGCAGTCGCTCATTCTCCAGCATCAGGTCGTCAGACGAGGAACCCGTTCCCCCTGGCACCGTCGGAAGCAGCGGCGTCGTTGCGGGCGGAACCGGTGCCGGCGGCATCGCCGCCAACATGGCGAGCTGTTGCTCCAGCTCTCGCAGCCGAGACTCGGCGGCCAAGGCGCGGCGGCGATAGCCGGCGAGCTGCTCGCTGAGGTTGCGAACAAGTGTATCCAGCTCGCGGAAGGCGGCGACATCAGGTCGCACGAGGACGGACTCCCAGTTCCTTGTCGAGGGTTTCCAGCAGGCGCGCTCGGCGCCCCTCAATCTCCTTGTCCCTGAGGGTGCGCTCTGGATGACGGAAGGTCAATCGCCAGGCCAGACTCCGGGTACCTGCTGGTACACCGCTCCCCCTGAATTCATCGAAGAGGAGACCCGTTCGAGCAACTCGCCGCCCGTCGCCCGCAAGGTGGCCTCCACCGCCGCGGCCGTTACGCCGTCCGGCACCAGCAACGCCAGGTCAAACTCTGCCGCCGGCGTCACCGGCAACGGCATCACGCGAAGCCCGGCGGAGGCCGATGGCTCACGCTGGGCACTCTCGGCGTGCGCGTTGGTCGTCGGGGCGGCGACATCCTTTGATGAGAGCACGCCGAGACAGATCTCCACGCCAAAGGCGTCCGCGGCCCAGACCGGTCGATCGAGCGCGACCCGTTCGACGTGACCTACGATCCCTCGCCCTTCCACGTCAAGCATCCAAATCATCCGTCCGGTGCCCGGAGTGGCCGTGTGGCGGGCGCCCGGGAACGCGGCAGAGAGCATTCGTTCGGCAATCGCCTTGGCATCCCACACATCAAACGACGGTGGCTGCGGTTCGGAGAAATGCGTTGGACGTCGCGCCCCCATGATCAGTGCGCCCACGCGAAGTTCTTCACGCGGCAAGCGGTCATTGGCTGGCACAAACGCGTTCCCGATTTCAAACAACCGGATGTTGCCCTGCATGCGCGACAGATTGTATTCCGCGCGGCGCGCCAATGTGTCAAGCAGCGATGCGCGCAGAAACGGCTCGTCCTCGGCCAGCGGATTGCGCACGCGAGGCGTCTCGGCGGAGCCGGTGGAGGTAAAGGGCATTGGTCGCGTTTCGGCCAATCCCAAGCCCACCAGCGTATCACGCACGCGGCGACCCGCCAGGTGCAGCGGGTGGTCGGGCACGTTACTCGGCCGTGATGCCTCCAGCGTGTCCGGCAACGCGTCGAATCCAATCAGTCGGGCCACTTCCTCGATCAGATCAACCTCGTAGAGCAAGTCATGCCGCCATGACGGCGCGACGACAGCCAGAACGTCGCCGCGAGCGGACACTACGCATCCCAATGCTTCCAGTCGCCGCGTGATGTCAGTGACGGAGACTTCAGCACCAAGCACGTGCACCAGGCGCTGCGGTCGCAAGGTGATGGGCGCGCGATCGCCGGGCGGCACGCCCACTGATAACAGCGGCCCGATGCGTCCGCCCGCGACCTGCGCGATGAGGGCGGCGCCGAACACAGCCACTTCACGCAACGCGGCCGCGTCGACGCCACGTTCGAAACGATAGCTCGCGTCGGTGGAGAGTCCCACCAGTCGGCGCACGCGACGCACGAATCGCGGCTCGAACCACGCCACCTCCAGCAGGACGTCGCGCGTCTGTTCGGTGACTTCGGTGGCCTTGCCGCCCATGACCCCCGCCAGCGCCACCGGTGCCGCACCATCACAGATCACCGTGGTGCCTGCCGGCAGCGCGCGCGACGTGCCGTCGAGCGTGACCAGCGATTCACCCTCGCGGGTGGGACGCACCACAATGCGGCCTTGCGCCAGCGTGTCGAGATCGAAGGCGTGGACCGGCTGACCGAGCCCGTGCAGCACATAGTTGGTTGCATCGACGACATTGCTGATACTGCGCTGCCCGATACTCTCCAGACGCTTCCGCAGCCACTCAGGACTTGGCCCCACCGTCACGCCGCGAATGGCCATCGCGAGATAGGCGGGGCAGCTGACCGCGTCTTCGATACGCACGGTGATCCCGTCGGCCGTGGCCTGATCACGGCCCGACGTTTCGACGTATGTGGTGGCGATGTCCGCGAGATCCGTGCTCGGCATGTGCGTGGCGGGCACGCCGGTGACCGCCGCGATCTCGCGCGCCACGCCGCGATGGGACAGCAGGTCCGGGCGATTGGGCAAGACATCCAGATCCAGTCGCGTATCGGCAAGGGATAGCACATCCAGTAACGGCGTCCCCGGCGTCGCGTCCGTTTCGAGCCTCATGATGCCGTCATGCTCCTGACCCAATCCCAACTCACGCGGCGAGCACAACATGCCGTTGGACGTCTCACCGCGGATCTTGCGTTTCTCGATCTTGAGCCCACCGGGCATGACCGTTCCGGAGCGGGCAAACGGATACTTGTGCCCTGCCACCACATTGGGTGCCCCACACACCACGTCGAGCAACGTGCCACTGCCGTCATCCACCTTGGTCACCCACAGATGATCGGAATTCGGATGCCGCCCGGCTTCGACCACCTGCGCAATGACAAACGGCGACAGTTCGGCACCGAGTCGTTCGATGCCATCAAGCGTGACGCAGTGCCGGCTGAGCAATTCACCAACCTGCTCCGCGGTCAACGCATGCGGCACGAACTGCTTCAGCCACTCATGGGAAACGATCATCGCGCGAACTGCTCCAGGAATCGAACGTCGGAATCGTACAAGAGTCGTATATCGTTGATGCCATAG
This genomic window from Gemmatimonadaceae bacterium contains:
- a CDS encoding 1-deoxy-D-xylulose-5-phosphate synthase, translated to MSILEGIQSPADLKTLSRDDLRTLAQDMRERLIDVCSRTGGHIGAGLGVVELTIALHTVFDTPRDQLVWDVGHQGYPHKLLTGRNARMETLRQEDGLSGFLKRTESEYDTFGAGHAATAISAALGIAAGRDVLAERFKVAAIIGDGSMGSGLAYEGLNNAGHSDRDIIVVLNDNEMSIAPNVGAMHKYLTSIQRNPLYNRVRSRIGDLVDNAPAPFSGMSTLVRKWEESVKSFLTPGVLFEELGFRYFGPIDGHDIDALLETFTAVRGMTTPRLVHVITQKGRGFPAGDHGEKWHALPPGHDPATGKQLKASTANQAWTAVYGKGLLELGTERADVVVITAAMPGGTGTGAFAKAFPDRFFDVGIAEGHGVTFAAGLATRGLRPIVTIYSTFLQRGYDNIIHDAAMQNLPVIFAMDRAGLVGEDGETHMGMYDIPYMLAVPGMTVTAPRNGAEMLGLLRAAVEHTSGPFCLRYPRDASPDTPPEMSQIAATPYGTWEVLRQGREFAILAVGTMVETALQAAEVLSAEGLDVTVVNCRYLKPYDEVTLNAILAEHTQVLTVEEGAVVNGFGAYMSAIIQRLAPAVRVATHGVPDRIIYAASRAKQLASLGLDAAGLAERVRALHTSDAMAG
- a CDS encoding polyprenyl synthetase family protein → MPSPTDTELLSGRFATARGALLRALDVFCAQWLGEIDPLTADAIRYSLLGEGKRLRAILLLEAYRACGGTGDASHLAASVEVVHAYSLVHDDLPCMDDDDMRRGRPTVHRVYGVPVATAAGLAMVPLAARSAWHAARTLGLPNLEAAAVVRELMEASGGGGMIGGQLLDLQAEGVHLTVEALERVHRLKTGALIKASVTLGARAARASERQRLALAHYGAAVGLAFQIADDVLDVTSTTDQLGKTAGRDLDLNKSTYPALLGIEGAIAKAIALVEESCAALAEEHLLTPPLEQLARFIVERRS
- the xseB gene encoding exodeoxyribonuclease VII small subunit, coding for MAVCPAPAPSTGVTVTFEEILHRLEDIVRELERSDIDLDRALKLFEEGISHLRSASQALQTVDARVQQLIEAADGSFSVTELGG
- the xseA gene encoding exodeoxyribonuclease VII large subunit; the protein is MPLDHHHGGVRDPGSEPDNAITVHTLTSAAKDLIEGAFPPLWVRGEVSDFKAHRNGHWYFALRDADSQVRCVVWSTQQRRIPAMPDDGMQVVALGQMTVWPTRGDLQFSVRAIEAEGDGLWRKALEQCRLRLEKDGLLDPARKRALPSFPRRIAVITSPDGAALHDVVTVARSRSADVEIVVVAAQVQGEGAPESLIAAIGRVSRWGGAELLIIGRGGGAREDLWAFNDERVARALAACPIPTISAVGHETDITVCDLVADVRAATPSAAAEIAVPARREVIARVDALGKRLAAAAQRREDRAVASVGQVQKRLAVAAGRLVERRRARVESLAGRLHALSPLATLGRGFAVARGLDGATLRSREQLEAGRLFELWLQDGIVSAEAGEGRPLPFALPQPRLPESP
- the folD gene encoding bifunctional methylenetetrahydrofolate dehydrogenase/methenyltetrahydrofolate cyclohydrolase FolD, with protein sequence MRAELIDGKAIAETIRAEVTRDVAALVARGVVPGLTVVLVGDDGASATYVGAKEKASKAAGMAGTTLRLPASTSQDDLLLLVEHLNRDPSVHGILVQMPLPLHIDPDTVIRHIRPDKDVDGFHPVNVGKLLIGHTDGFVSCTPAGVIELLLRSGVETRGADAVVVGRSNIVGKPMAALLIQARAGGDATVTVCHSRSRDLASHTRRADILVVAAGRAEMITGDMVKPGAVVIDVGMNHVPDATRAKGSRLVGDVHFESVVEVASKITPVPGGVGPMTIAMLLRNTVRAAERALHSTSG
- the rny gene encoding ribonuclease Y, with amino-acid sequence MGDFPVVALLGALGVISAVVMYFVGRQVEVRGQRRAKATADETASRILDEARRDADTARKSAILEGKTELMQLRETLEKELRDRRGDVEREEKRVLEREGQLDRARESLEGREVGLQQRIGEMGKQEARLADRDRDVERLVEDARRRLEQVAGLSAEQAKAELIRRMEDAAMADAGNRLREIRESSRRNAEREAKKIVALAVQRVAAETTAETTVSAVSLPNDEMKGRIIGREGRNIRAFELATGVDVIIDDTPDTVVVSCFDPVRRETARLALEKLVSDGRIHPGRIEEVVAKARKEVEAMIIETGEQAAYEVGVAGLHPELIKLIGRMRWRTSYGQNILSHSKEVAWLAGMMAAELGLDVALAKRGALLHDVGKVLTHEHEGTHVQLGVEVATKYGENPLVVNCIAAHHDDVPHESEVSVLVQAGDSISGSRPGARREAFETYVKRLEGLEKIASSYRGVERVFAIQAGREVRVVVTPEQVDDARMTALSEEIARRIESELQYPGQIKVVVIRESRAVDFAR
- a CDS encoding cell division protein ZapA, which encodes MIDQKSVVRVRIVGEEYTLRTEASTAHTEAVAEHVDRTIRAILASGATVETHKAAILAALQITDELFRERLAAESLTTELRQLASDIRPLLPPAKRGEEPASA
- a CDS encoding phenylalanine--tRNA ligase subunit beta → MIVSHEWLKQFVPHALTAEQVGELLSRHCVTLDGIERLGAELSPFVIAQVVEAGRHPNSDHLWVTKVDDGSGTLLDVVCGAPNVVAGHKYPFARSGTVMPGGLKIEKRKIRGETSNGMLCSPRELGLGQEHDGIMRLETDATPGTPLLDVLSLADTRLDLDVLPNRPDLLSHRGVAREIAAVTGVPATHMPSTDLADIATTYVETSGRDQATADGITVRIEDAVSCPAYLAMAIRGVTVGPSPEWLRKRLESIGQRSISNVVDATNYVLHGLGQPVHAFDLDTLAQGRIVVRPTREGESLVTLDGTSRALPAGTTVICDGAAPVALAGVMGGKATEVTEQTRDVLLEVAWFEPRFVRRVRRLVGLSTDASYRFERGVDAAALREVAVFGAALIAQVAGGRIGPLLSVGVPPGDRAPITLRPQRLVHVLGAEVSVTDITRRLEALGCVVSARGDVLAVVAPSWRHDLLYEVDLIEEVARLIGFDALPDTLEASRPSNVPDHPLHLAGRRVRDTLVGLGLAETRPMPFTSTGSAETPRVRNPLAEDEPFLRASLLDTLARRAEYNLSRMQGNIRLFEIGNAFVPANDRLPREELRVGALIMGARRPTHFSEPQPPSFDVWDAKAIAERMLSAAFPGARHTATPGTGRMIWMLDVEGRGIVGHVERVALDRPVWAADAFGVEICLGVLSSKDVAAPTTNAHAESAQREPSASAGLRVMPLPVTPAAEFDLALLVPDGVTAAAVEATLRATGGELLERVSSSMNSGGAVYQQVPGVWPGD